A single Bacillus sp. OxB-1 DNA region contains:
- the ilvA gene encoding threonine ammonia-lyase: MYITLNQIQQAKANLAGVIISTPLQTSNTFSNLTGSEIYLKPENLQKTGSFKIRGAYNKIANLTDEEKVNGVVAFSAGNHGAGTAYAAQKLGISATVIMPENPVASKKNAIEQYGARAIEYGATSIEMFDKAYQLHKEEGRAMIHPFDDPFIIAGQGTLGLEIVEELPDVDAVIIPVSGGGLISGMAAALKELKPTIQVIGVNTEGATAMYTSLRNGKPTEVEKVNTIADGLMAKKPGELTFAHTQRYVDDLILVKESEIANSVALLAERAKLVVEPSGAAAIAAMLSGQLELSGKKVVVMASGGNISFELYQKLIREYNERNYEKSEVIK; the protein is encoded by the coding sequence ATGTACATTACTTTAAATCAAATTCAACAAGCAAAAGCAAACTTGGCAGGGGTGATTATTTCTACTCCGCTTCAAACTTCGAATACGTTTTCAAACCTAACAGGAAGCGAGATTTACTTGAAACCGGAGAACTTGCAAAAAACCGGCTCCTTTAAAATTAGAGGTGCTTATAATAAAATTGCTAATCTGACAGATGAAGAGAAAGTAAACGGCGTAGTTGCTTTTTCAGCAGGAAACCATGGCGCCGGGACAGCATATGCTGCTCAGAAATTAGGGATTAGTGCAACGGTAATTATGCCGGAGAATCCAGTGGCCAGCAAAAAGAATGCGATTGAGCAATATGGCGCAAGAGCAATTGAATACGGCGCTACATCAATTGAAATGTTTGACAAGGCATATCAGTTACATAAAGAAGAGGGAAGAGCAATGATCCACCCATTTGATGATCCTTTTATCATTGCGGGTCAAGGGACGCTCGGTCTGGAGATAGTAGAAGAATTGCCCGATGTCGATGCTGTTATTATTCCCGTCAGCGGCGGGGGGTTAATTTCAGGGATGGCTGCCGCATTAAAGGAGCTTAAACCTACTATACAAGTGATCGGTGTCAACACTGAGGGTGCAACGGCCATGTATACATCTTTGAGAAATGGCAAGCCAACCGAAGTGGAGAAGGTAAACACGATAGCTGATGGCTTGATGGCAAAGAAACCTGGGGAGTTAACGTTTGCTCATACCCAACGCTATGTAGATGATCTCATTTTAGTTAAAGAAAGCGAAATAGCCAATAGCGTAGCTTTGCTTGCAGAACGGGCTAAGCTTGTGGTAGAACCATCCGGTGCTGCAGCAATCGCTGCGATGCTGAGCGGACAATTGGAGCTATCAGGAAAAAAGGTAGTCGTAATGGCTAGTGGGGGCAATATAAGTTTCGAGCTGTATCAAAAGCTTATACGGGAATATAACGAAAGAAATTATGAAAAGAGTGAGGTGATAAAATGA
- a CDS encoding helix-turn-helix transcriptional regulator: MEVEIIKTDIHPLLKSYIPVAEGIAKTFGDFCEVVLHDFTDVSSSIVAIFNGSVTSRGIGSPVTNLGLEILRKGEDGENMLINYANTLINQKKVKSSSILIRDPENEVIGCICINLDLTYLDMSKKVLEGVMSTISEKEKKEEFSPSINDLEDQIINEAISKVGKPIPLMQKEDREIFISYLDEKGLFLIKGAVQKVANMMNISKFTLYNYIDKSN; this comes from the coding sequence ATGGAAGTAGAGATAATTAAAACTGATATCCATCCCTTATTAAAAAGTTATATTCCAGTAGCGGAAGGGATCGCCAAAACGTTTGGTGATTTCTGTGAAGTGGTGTTGCACGACTTTACCGATGTTTCATCCTCAATAGTGGCAATATTCAATGGCAGCGTAACAAGCAGAGGAATTGGTTCGCCAGTTACAAACCTTGGCTTGGAGATCCTTCGTAAAGGCGAAGATGGTGAAAACATGCTTATCAATTATGCTAATACTTTAATCAACCAAAAGAAAGTTAAATCCAGCTCTATTTTAATTCGTGACCCAGAGAATGAGGTAATAGGCTGTATTTGTATTAATCTTGATTTGACTTATTTGGATATGAGCAAAAAAGTATTGGAGGGCGTAATGTCCACTATTTCTGAAAAGGAAAAGAAGGAAGAGTTTTCACCTTCTATAAATGATCTGGAAGACCAGATAATTAACGAAGCCATCTCTAAAGTGGGTAAGCCTATACCGCTAATGCAAAAAGAAGATCGCGAAATTTTCATTTCCTATCTAGATGAGAAAGGGTTGTTCTTAATCAAAGGAGCAGTCCAAAAGGTTGCAAACATGATGAATATATCCAAGTTCACGCTTTATAATTATATAGATAAATCAAATTAA
- a CDS encoding metal-dependent hydrolase family protein: MNYKLKNIRIITCNGEDIINNGELLFNESGIVEAGQSIQSQDSATIEIDGTGMTVLPGLIDSHVHLGMDASPDPFAKMKDDSMADIAFKAVQQGYEFLKSGITSVRNLGTRYNVDITYRDAVNENLITGPRVFAAGQPIVMTGGHGHVMAIEADGCDEVRKAARTQLKAGADLLKVMATGGVLTKGNEPGAAQLSEEEIRCVCQEAEQLAKTTAAHTIGTEGIKNAVRAGVTTIEHAYLLDEEAVELMLEKGTYLVPTLLAPRLILDKTGAVPQHMIDKVKKIIEEHKTSFRLAYRAGVPIAAGTDAGTPFNYPGLMVDELKLMVEEGMSPIEAIRAATIVAAKAVKMEGLIGSIEQGKAADLLIVSGDPTENMDVLKNVNYVFANGRLVHQVSESIKIAQEI; the protein is encoded by the coding sequence ATGAATTATAAGTTGAAAAATATTCGAATTATAACGTGTAATGGTGAAGATATTATTAATAATGGCGAATTGCTTTTCAATGAATCTGGTATTGTGGAAGCGGGCCAGTCTATACAATCCCAAGATTCTGCAACCATTGAAATTGATGGGACAGGAATGACTGTTTTGCCTGGATTAATTGATTCACATGTTCATTTGGGAATGGATGCCTCGCCAGATCCCTTTGCAAAGATGAAAGACGACAGTATGGCAGATATTGCTTTTAAGGCTGTTCAGCAAGGGTATGAATTTTTGAAATCAGGAATAACTTCAGTTCGCAATCTAGGTACGCGTTATAATGTAGATATCACCTATAGAGATGCTGTGAACGAAAACCTGATCACTGGCCCTCGTGTGTTTGCTGCTGGTCAACCGATTGTGATGACTGGAGGACATGGCCATGTCATGGCAATCGAGGCGGACGGATGTGATGAAGTGAGAAAAGCAGCACGTACGCAGCTGAAGGCGGGTGCTGACTTGCTTAAAGTAATGGCGACAGGTGGAGTTCTTACAAAAGGGAATGAGCCAGGAGCCGCGCAATTGTCAGAGGAAGAGATACGGTGTGTTTGTCAGGAAGCGGAGCAACTGGCTAAAACAACGGCCGCACATACAATTGGCACAGAAGGGATAAAAAATGCAGTCAGGGCTGGCGTTACTACGATAGAACATGCCTATTTACTTGATGAGGAAGCAGTGGAGTTAATGCTCGAAAAAGGGACTTACCTAGTTCCGACGCTACTTGCACCTAGACTTATATTAGATAAGACGGGTGCTGTCCCCCAGCACATGATAGATAAGGTAAAGAAGATTATCGAAGAACATAAAACCAGCTTTCGGCTTGCGTATCGAGCAGGTGTACCGATAGCGGCTGGAACGGACGCGGGTACTCCGTTTAATTATCCCGGATTAATGGTGGATGAACTTAAACTAATGGTGGAAGAAGGAATGTCACCAATAGAAGCAATTAGGGCGGCTACCATTGTTGCAGCAAAGGCGGTCAAGATGGAAGGTCTTATAGGTTCAATTGAACAAGGAAAGGCTGCCGATCTTCTAATCGTTTCTGGTGATCCGACAGAAAACATGGACGTTTTAAAGAACGTTAACTATGTCTTTGCAAATGGTCGCCTAGTACATCAAGTAAGCGAAAGTATAAAAATAGCACAGGAGATTTGA
- a CDS encoding cysteine desulfurase-like protein translates to MKERFPIEYVRSKFPAVDRNDEQLIYFDGPGGTQMVKYASEKMFNYISNGMANLHGTFLTSVRTEEIIEETRNSVSDLLACSPTEVAFGANMTSLAFSISRSLGFVLEEEDEIVVTEIDHRANVDPWIHLAREKGAKVKFIEVSSQTYSLNLDDLDNVITEKTKLVAVSLSSNVTGTVTDINIIAKRAKEVGALLIVDAVHAVPHMAIDFKQLKCDILFCSAYKFFGPHLGIAVIKEDLFEKLPVFKLEPAPTEIPWKLETGTQNHEGIAGLSGAINFIEQLGKGATRRQRLISGIEEIDTYEISLAGTLENFLKDIPDIQLYRSPDHIKKTSTIAFTIKNQNSRNVTKWFAEHYNVCVADGDFYASTMAEKLGVYPLGGWVRVGFAPYNTIEEVELFKEGMTKFIESRKLMVWQ, encoded by the coding sequence ATGAAGGAACGTTTCCCCATAGAGTATGTCCGTTCAAAATTCCCGGCGGTAGATAGAAATGATGAACAGCTTATTTACTTTGATGGACCAGGTGGAACCCAAATGGTAAAGTATGCATCTGAAAAAATGTTTAATTACATTTCAAACGGTATGGCTAATCTTCATGGTACCTTTTTAACAAGTGTTAGAACAGAAGAAATCATTGAGGAAACAAGAAATTCAGTCTCCGATCTTTTAGCCTGCAGCCCAACCGAAGTTGCTTTTGGAGCAAATATGACTTCGCTTGCTTTCTCCATATCCCGGTCTTTAGGATTCGTTCTTGAAGAGGAAGATGAAATTGTTGTAACTGAAATTGATCATCGAGCAAATGTCGATCCTTGGATTCACCTTGCGCGTGAAAAGGGAGCAAAAGTCAAATTTATTGAGGTTAGTTCACAAACCTATTCGCTTAATCTAGATGATTTGGATAATGTAATTACAGAGAAAACTAAATTAGTTGCAGTAAGTCTGTCTTCCAATGTGACTGGGACGGTTACTGATATCAATATAATTGCAAAAAGAGCTAAAGAAGTTGGTGCTTTATTGATAGTAGATGCGGTTCATGCTGTTCCGCATATGGCAATTGATTTTAAGCAATTGAAGTGTGATATTCTATTTTGTTCGGCATACAAATTCTTTGGCCCTCATCTCGGTATAGCGGTTATTAAAGAGGATCTCTTTGAAAAATTGCCCGTATTTAAGTTGGAGCCTGCCCCTACAGAGATCCCTTGGAAATTAGAAACGGGAACACAGAATCATGAAGGTATTGCCGGATTAAGCGGAGCCATAAATTTTATTGAGCAACTTGGTAAAGGAGCAACGAGGCGTCAGCGGTTAATTAGCGGTATTGAAGAGATCGACACTTATGAAATATCACTCGCTGGTACGCTTGAGAATTTTTTGAAGGATATTCCTGACATACAACTTTACCGCTCGCCAGATCATATCAAGAAAACCTCAACCATTGCATTTACGATAAAAAATCAAAACTCAAGAAATGTAACTAAATGGTTTGCTGAACATTACAACGTGTGTGTCGCCGATGGTGATTTTTATGCTTCAACAATGGCGGAAAAGTTGGGTGTATATCCATTGGGAGGATGGGTTCGAGTAGGGTTTGCACCTTACAACACGATTGAAGAGGTTGAGCTATTTAAAGAAGGCATGACTAAGTTCATTGAATCGCGGAAATTAATGGTCTGGCAATAA